CATGCCCTTGCCTCCGGCCCGAACCACCGGCGGTGGAACGCGGTGGCTGTCCCCCGGGTTGAGCTGCTCCACGACATAGGTTTTGTCCAGGGCAGGATTGGCCGTGACGGTCAGGACCGAGCCCGTCACAGCGGCACCGCCGTCAGGCCGCGTGCATGCAGTGCCGCTCCGATCAATCCCGCGTCCTGTCCCAGCATTGAGATCCGGATCCCGGGCCGGCGGTGGAAGGACAGTCTGGCATCAACGGCTCGGGTCAGGGGAGCGGTGAGGAACTCCCCGGCCTGGGACAATCCGCCGCCAAGGATCACGGCCTCGGTGCCAAGCAGCGCCGCGAGCTGGCAGATGCCTGCTGCGAGGCCGTCCACGGCGGCATCCCAGACTTCACCCGCCCGGACATCCCCGCTGCGGGCCGCCCGGACTACCTCGTCCGCCCCCACGGCTTTCCGGCCCGTCCTTTCGTTGTACCGGCGCACGATGGCCCCGGCGGAACTGATCGTTTCGAGGCACCCGTGTGCCCCGCAGGCACAGGCGAAGCCGCCAGGAACGGGGGTGTGCCCGATTTCCCCGGCAAACCCGTCCCCGGCTACCCGGGCACCGTCACAGAAAATTGCACCGGCTATTCCCGTGCCGATAACCAGCACTACCGCGTTCCGCAGTCCCTGTCCGGCGCCGAGCCGCATTTCGGCCTCACCGGCCGCGCCGACGTCGTGGCCGAAGGCAACCGGCAAACCTGTCTCTTCGCGGAGGCGACGCCCAAACGGATAGTTACTCCACCCCAGGTTCGCCGCCAGGATGCCGACCCCGCCGCGTTCATCAACCAACCCGGGAACCACAAATCCCATGGCCTTCACCGAGGCAGCCGGATAGTCCCTGACAAGACCGTGCGTCAGCTCGGCAACCCGTTTCACTATGGCTTCCCCCGTCCCTGCCCGGGCACGCGGAGTGGGCACGCGTTGGAGGGAATGCAACGCGCCGTCGGGACCGGATAACGCGGCCTTGATATCCGTCCCGCCAACATCGAAGGCAAGGACGGAATCCCCGTCTACCGTAGGAGAACCTGCACCAACCATTTGCGCCGCTAGCCTTCCAGGACCACTGACCGGGTGAGGTGGCGGGGGTGGTCGGGATCCAACCCCCGCGCCAATGCCCGGTCCAGTGTTGTCCTGTGGACTCGCACGAGCTCCGCCAGCGGATGGCGGAGGGAGTGCTCATAGTGCGCACCTGCCGCAACCACATCCGCACGCAGCCCCCGCGGTTCTTTACCAACCATCCAAGTGACCCTGCGCGGCCCGGCAATGGCGATTGGTCCATGCCGGTATTCCATTGCCGGGTAGGACTCCGTCCAGTCCTGGACCGCCTCGCGCATTTTCAACGCTGCCTCGTGGGCCAGACCGACCGTCCACCCCCGGCCCAGGAAGCTGAACTGTTCAGCCCCAAGGAGCTCGGCAGGGATCGGTTCCGCCAGGACGTTCCGCGCATCCTCCACGGCGCTGCCCAGATCCATGCCCGTGGCCGTCAACAGGTAGGCCAGGGCAGAGGTGGCAAAGCGGGTCTGCACAACGGATGATTCGTCAGCATAGGGGAGGGCAACCACACCCCGGGCCAGCCCCGCGGCGGGTGAACCGGCGTCGGCCAGGACCGCGGTAGAGGGCATCGCCTCCCCGACGAGGTCCAGTAATTCCAGAACCTCCGTAGTAGTGCCGGAACGGCTGATGGCGACGACGGCGTCGTATCCCCGGGCGCTCACCGCCGCGGCTTCCGATGCTGCGAATGCGTCTGTCTCCCCGCCGCCGGAGGCCTCCCGGACCGCAGCATAGGACTGGGCCATGAACCATGACGTGCCGCAGCCGATCACTGCCACGCGTTTGCCGGGGGCCGGAAGGAGGTCCTCGGCATGCGCCTGGGCAATGGCACGCTCCCAAACGTCCGGCTGCGAGTGCAGTTCTTTGCGCATCATGCTCCCGGCAGCAGGTGCCTGGGGAGCGGTAAAGGATTCAGGCATGCTCGGCTCCTCTGGGCTGGCCCTCCGGATCGGACGAGAGTTGGTCAATGATGCGCTCTGATTGAAGTTGCTGTCTATAGATCAGAAAAAATCAAGCAAATGATCCGAACACATCCTGGGATGAACCCGCACGACGGTGTGCGGTTTGCGGGCCTTTCTTTAGACGGGCGGCGCCGGACCCCTTGACGGACCGGGGCAGGAGGGCCAGTATCTTCCATCAACTGATGTTCGCTGATCGAATATCCCGTTTTGCTATCAAGTTCCATCATCAGCCAAGGGTGCTCAGGCCGTCCGGCGGCCTCGGCGTCGTGGCTCGGATTCGCGGCCCGGCCGTGACTGTCTGAAAGAGGATCCAATGAAGAGCAAACTTCGAACCGGCATGATGGCCCTAGCCGCGGCGGGAGCGCTTACGGTGTCTTCCTGCGGTTTCGGGGGAAGCGGGGACTCGGGCGAGGAAGGCGGGGCCAGCACCCTGGACCTGCTTGTTCCCAGCTATTCCGACGGCACCAAGGCCCTCTGGGAAGGGGTCATCGAAGATTTCGAAGCCGCCAACGAGGACATCAGCGTGAACCTGCAGGTGGAGTCCTGGGAAAACCTGGAATCGGTGCTGCAGACGAAAATCCAGGCCGGAGAGGCGCCCGACATTTACAACGGCGGTGCATTTTCTGCTTTTGCGGATGAGGGGCTGCTCTATCCGGCGAACGAGGTGGCCTCAGAGGAGACCATCGCCGACTTCCAAGAGTCGTTCGCAGAAAACGAGATGCTCGACGGCACCCAGTACGGCTTGCCGTTGATCGCTTCGGTACGTGCCCTGTTCTACAACCAGGATCTGTTCGATGCTGCAGGCATCCAGGCCCCTCCCACCACCTGGGACGAACTCCATGCAGCCGCCCAGGAGATTTCGGCCACCGGCGTTCCCGGGTACGGAATGCCGCTCGGATCGGAAGAGGCGCAGGGCGAAAGCCTCATCTGGTTCGCCGGCAACGGCGGCGGCTTTGGGGACGAATCGGAGATCACGGTGAATACGCCCGAGAACCTCGAGGCAGCAGAGTTTATGAAGAAAATGATCTCCGACGGCGTCACCCAGCCGGATCCGGGCGCCACCCAGCGCACTCCTATGATCAACGTCTTCGCGCAGGGGCAGATCGGGATGGTCTACGCCTTGCCGCAGACCGTTGGCCAGATTGAGGAAGAGAACCCGGACCTGAACTATGGGATTGCCAGCGTCCCCACCAACAGCGGCGAACCTTCCACCCTCGGGGTCGCGGACCGCCTGATGGCCTTCAAGAACGATGAGGACAAGCAGGAGGCCATTAAGGCGTTCATGGACTTCTTCTACGCGGAAGACAACTACGTGGACTGGGTGGAGACCGAAGGTTTCCTGCCCACCACCAAGAGCGGATCCGAGGCGATGGGCTCGGATGAAAGCTTGAAGCCGTTCCTGGACATGCTGCCGACCGCCGAGTTCTACCCGACCACCAACCCCGCCTGGAACGCGGCCGACGGAGCGTTCAAGTCCCTTATGGGCCAACTGGAGGACCAGGACGCACAGACAGTACTGGAGCAGATCCAGTCCAAGGCCGACGCAGCCTGACACCCGTCCCGAGGGGCCGTGTCAACCGATGCGGCTCCTCCCGGTCCAGAACGGTTTGAGCCTATGAGTACAGTCCGCCACCCGGGTGTGAGGGTTCGCCGGCAGAAGCTCCGAAACAGTGAAAGCGGATGGGCTGCCTTGCCCTGGATCGCTCCGGTGCTGGCCCTGGTGTTCGGAGTTGTGATCTTTCCTGCCGGCTACATGATCTACAGTTCGACCCGCCGCATCAGCCAGGCCGGTACGAACGTGGAAGGTGTGGGGCTGGCAAACTACCGGACGGTCTTCGAAGACCCCAACCTGCCCCGTGTCCTCCTCAATACCGTGGTGTGGGTAACGGTTGTGGTTGCCCTGACCGTTGTCATTTCACTGGCCCTGGCGAACTTCCTGAACAAGCCGTTCCCGGGCCGAACGCTCGTCCGGATGGCAGTTGTGGTCCCTTGGGCGGCCAGCGTAGTCATGACCACAACGGTGTTTTACTACGGGTTGGACCGGGACTACGGGATCATGAACAAGTTCATGGTCGACGTCGGGCTGCTGGACGCCTCCTACGGTTTCACCAAGAATGTTGCCACCGCCCTCGGGGCGGCCATCGTGGTGGGGGTGTTCGTGTCCCTTCCGTTCACCACCTATACCTTGCTTGCCGGGATGCAGGCCATTCCCGGGGATGCCCTTGAGGCAGCCAAAATGGACGGCGCGGGACCGGTGCGCACTTACTTCAGCGTGGTGCTGCCCCAGCTGCGCGGCGCGCTCGCAGTCGCCGTGCTGATCAACATCATCAATGTCTTCAATAACCTCCCAATCCTGCGGATCATGACGGGATCCATTCCCGGCTACAGTGCGGACACCCTGATGACGTACATCTTCAAAGTGCTTCAGTTTGACCGGCGCCTGGACGTGGCGAGCGCGCTCAGCGTGGTGAACTTCGCCGTCGTGCTGGTGATCGTGGCCGCGTACGTGAAGATCGTCAAACCGATGAAGGAGGCATGAAGTGGCCATCACCGCCCCGGCCCCTATCCGCACTGCTGCCCCGGCACCCGCGCGCCCCCGCCGGTATGCCGATAACGTCAGTGCCCGGCGGATGTGGGGACGTACCGCTGCCGGTGCCGTTATCGCTCTGCTGTTCCTGACGCCCTACCTGGTGATGTTCGTCGGCTCGTTGAAGACCCGCCCGGAAATCCTGTCGGTTCCGCCTGAGTATCTTCCGCAGGAGGGCCTGCAGTTCGGCAACTACCAGTCCATGTGGGACACACCGGAAACGCCTCTGACCTACAACCTGGTTTCAACCGTCATCATTGCCGTGTTTGCCACGGTTCTGGTGCTGCTTGTGGCCACGCCTGCTGCCTATTACACGGCCCGGTTCCGTTTCCCCGGCCGTTTGGCATTCCTGTTTCTGGTGATCGTGACGCAGATGCTGCAGCCGGCGGTGCTGACCGCGGGGCTTTTCCGCCAGATGCTGTGGCTGGACCTCAACGACACCTGGCTGGCCATGATCCTGATCAACGCGGCTTTCAATCTTTCCTTCGCGTTGTGGATCATGCATAGTTTTTTTGCCGCAGTTCCCCGCGAGATTGACGAGGCGGCGCAGATCGACGGCGCCGGGCGGCTCAAGGTGCTTTTCCGGATCAACCTGCCGCTGGTCTGGCCGGGGATCGTTACGGCAGTGATCTTCACCTTCGTTTCGTCCTGGAACGAATTCGCAGCGAGCCTGGTCATCATGTCCACGGCGGAGAACCAGCCGCTGTCAGTGGCGCTGACGAAATTCATCGGCCAGTACGCCACCAGCTGGCAATACGTGTTTGGGGTTTCGATCGTGGCGATCGTGCCGGTGATTATCCTGTTCGCGGTCATCGAGAAGCGCCTGATCGGCGGGCTCACGGCCGGCGCCGTTAAATAGCCGGGAACGGGCCCTTAAAGAAAAATGTGCCCCCGGCCGGAATCGAACCGACGACCTGCCCTTTAGGAGAGGGCCGCTCTATCCTACTGAGCTACGAGGGCGGACCGCCGGCTTCCCGGCGGGCGGTACCAGCTTACCCGTTTCTCCCGCTGCGTGTTTGCAGCCCGTCCGGAGCGCCGCCGCTGACGGGGGCGGCGCCGGCGCCGTCGGACTGCCGGTCTTTAATGTGGCGGTCATAGGTCTCACGTATGGCCTGCATAAAGCCCAGGATGGTGCGCAGCTCCGTTTCCGTGTACCGCGACATGACCTCGTCGGTGAGTGCGCCCAGAGGACCGAAGTAGGCGCCGGCAAGCTGCATGGCCAGGGGTTCGAAGTGCAGGGTGACCTTCCGCCTGTCCGCATGGCTGCGGTTGCGGTGGATGTGGCCGATGCGCTCCAACCGGTCGATCACCGCAGTGGTGGCTCCGGAGGAGGTGCCCAGCCGGGCGCTGAGCTGCCCGGCGGTTAGTGCCTCATGCCGCATCTCCGCCTCCATGATGAGCACAAGGGCGCGCATGTCGGTGGCATTCAGGCCGTTCGAGTGCGCGAAAGCGTCCGCGACACGTTGTCCGTCCAGGCTCATGCCGCGGAGTGCATCGACGATCTCCCGCCGTAGCTCTTTATCCTCCACAAACTAATAGTAACTGGGAATTGAAGTATCTCTATATCTAAGATACTTTCGAATGGAGATACTTTAGAAGGCTTGGAGAAGCGCATGTATGCAGGGATAGTGAAGAACGCCAAGACGGCGTGGGTCACGCTGCTGATCGGGGTGGCCGTCATCATCGGCCTGTTCGCCCTGCCGGCACAGGAAAACGACACCACCGACGTGGGCGGGCTGAATGACAAGTACCAGTCCGCACAGGTCGCCGATCTGCTCCAGGAGTTCCCTGACGCGCAGGAATCCTCCGCCATCGTGGTGGTTTCCCGCGAGGACGGCGGTCCGCTGACGGATGCGGATACTGCCGGCATTGCCGGGATCAACGCAGCGGCCACGGAGGTCGGGGCCTCAGGCCCGCCGCCGCAGGTTCCGCCGGTGGTTTCGGAGAACCGGCTGGTCGCGATTGTTCCGCTGACGCTGCAGGCAGCCGCCGACGACGGCGACGCCGTCTCTGCCGAGGTCGAAGAGCTCCGGACGGCCGTTTCCGATGCCGCCCCGGAGGGCGTCAAGGCAGAGCTGACCGGCGGGGCTGCCTTCAGTGCCGATCTGGCCGGAGTGTTCTCCGGAGCCAACTTTGTGCTCCTGACCGTCACCGCCGGCGTCGTCGCCGTGCTGCTGCTGATCACCTACCGTTCGCCGTGGCTCTGGATCGTGCCGCTGGCGATCGTCGGCGCCATCGAACAGCTGGCCGCCAAGGTAGTGGACCTGCTGGCCCCGGCCACGGGAATCACCGTGGATCCGTCTGCCGTAGGCATTACCAGCGTCCTGGTCTTCGGTGCCGCCACCAACTATGCCCTGCTGCTCATTGCCCGGTACCGGGAGGAGCTGCGTGTCCACGACTCGGTGTACGAGGCCATGCGCAAGGCCCTGACCCGCACCCGTGAAGCCATCATTGCCAGCGGCGGTACCGTCATCCTGGCCCTGCTCACCCTGCTGTTTGCCGATACCCAGAGCTACCGCGGCCTCGGGTTCTCGGCGGCCATCGGCATTGTCCTGGCCATCTTCAGCGCACTGTTCCTGCTGCCTGTGGCCCTGGTGCTGCTTGGCCGCAAACTGTTCTGGCCCTTTGTGCCCAAGGTGGGGGACCAGGCCAAGGAAGGCAAGTTCTGGGGCCGCCTCGGTGAAGCCACCGCACGCCGGCCCAAAACCATTGCCGGCACCGCCGTCCTGGTACTGCTGGCCCTGGGCAGCGCCCTGTTCACCCTGCAGATCGGCCTGAGCGAAAACGAGCAGTTCCGGGAGAAGCCCCAGGCGGTCACCGCCGCGGAGACGCTTTCCGAAGGCTTCCCGGCCGGCTCGTCCTCACCCGTCACTGTCCTGGTGGACACCGACTCAGCGGACGACGCCGTCGCCCAGCTCTCCGGCATCGAAGGCGTCACCGCAGCCACCCCCGGCACCGAGCATGACGGACGTACCCGGGTGGAACTGGTCACCGGATACGAGGCCGGCACCGACGAAGCCAACACCTTCATCACCGACCTGCGGAGTGACCTTGCCGCTGAGGACTACGAGGCACTGGTAGGCGGCGAGGCGGCCGAACGGGTGGACCAGCTGGCTGCGAACCAGCACGACACCGTCCTGGTGGGCACCTCCGTGATCGCCCTGGTGTTCCTTGTGCTGATGATCCTGCTGCGTTCCCTGGTGGCGCCGGTCCTGCTGGTTGCCTCCGTGCTGCTGACGTTCCTGGCCGCAACCGGTCTCAGCTGGCTGTTGTTCGAGAATGTGCTGGACTTCCCGGCCATGGACGTGCAGACACTGCTCTACTCGTTCCTGTTCCTGGTGGCCCTGGGTGTGGACTACAACATCTTCCTGACCACTCGTGCCCGGGAGAACGCAGCGACCATGGGCACCAAGCAGGGCATGCTGGCGGCACTGCGCTCCACCGGCGGCGTGATCACTAGCGCCGGCATCCTGCTGGCGGCCGTCTTCGCGGTCCTCGGCGTCCTGCCGCTGGTGACCCTGACCCAGGTGGGCATCATCGTGGCCATCGGCGTCCTGTTCGACACGCTGCTGGTGCGGACCGTCGTGGTCCCGGCCCTAGCCTTTGTCCTGGGCGACAAGTTCTGGTGGCCGTCCAACCCCGCGGGTAAAGACGGACACCACGGACGCCACGAGGCTGAGCCCCAGCAGGATCCAGCGGGCGACGGTCAGCGTGCCGGCCAGAGCGGCATCTCCGCTCGATAGTTCGACGGCCCCGAGGGCATTGTCAATGGCAATGTTCTCCCACAGGTCGGCCACCACAAAGAGGATCGGCGCACTGAAGAGCACCCAGCGCAACGCCCGGCGCTGGGTGTTCAGGCCGATGATCAGCAGCCAGGTCAGGCCGAAGATCAGGGGAAAGAGCGTCCCGGCCGTCTTGTGCACGTAACTGAGCCGGCCGAGCGCCTCCTTGTCCATGGCACTGCGCAGGGCCGCCAGGTGGTCTTCGCCGTAGCCGAAGACCATGGAATCGGGCATGGGCAGACCGTTTGCGAGCTGGGACAACTGGCCCGGCACCATGAGGTGCAGGTACCAGAACAGGAACAGTGTGGCCACCACGCCCGCAATGACAAGCAGTCCCGGACTGCTCTTGCCCTGCGGCCCCGCGGGTATTGGTCCCGGGCCGCCCGGGCGGGGCTGTCCGGCTTGGAGTCCGTGTTTGGCGGCGCGCTGCGCGGCTGTTTTTCCCATAGGTACAGTATGGCCGCACCGGTCCCGCACCATGATGAGCCGCCCCGTGTGCGCCTGTCCGGAGCGCCGGTGGACGGCTACGCTGGGGCTATGAGTGCCGTTGCATCCCCCGAAGACTTCGACCTCGCCGCCGAGCTGGTGCAGGAAGCCGGGCAGCTTGCCCTGCGTATGCGCTCGGAAGGGCTGACCGCCAGCGAGAAGACCTCGGTGTCCGACGTCGTAACCGCCGCGGACCGCGAGGCCGAGGCCCTGGTGGTAAACCGGCTGCGGCAGCTGCGCCCGGATGACGGGATTGTGGGGGAGGAGGGCGCCAGCCACCAGGGCACCTCCGGCCGGTCCTGGGTCATCGACCCGGTGGATGGAACCTACAACTTCTTCGCCGGCTCCACTTACTGGTGCTCGGCCATCGCGCTTCGGTCCGAACCCGGACCTCACGAGTCTCCCGGAGATCCGGATGTCCTGCTCGGCGCCATCTACCAGCCGCAGGAAGACCGGCTGTGGATCGGCGGCAAGGGCGTCCCGGCCACGCTCAACGGAGCCGTTATTGCTCCACCCGACGACGAACCGCTGGACCGCCTGTCCGCAGGAACCTACATCCACCCCACCTGGCTGCTGCGCCCCGAGGTCACCGGTCCCTGGACGGCGGCGGCCTCGCGGGCGGCGACCATCCGGATGATGGGATCCGGCTCCTGCGACCTCGCCCGTGTGGCCACCGGCCAGTCCGGCGCCTGGTTCCAGCACAGCTGCCCGGAATGGGACTGGCTGCCGGGCAAGGCCATAGTCCGAGCCGCCGGCGGCAGCACCGCCGTCGTCGAAGTCCACGGCTTCCGGTGGCACATCGCCGGCACCGCCACCGCCGTCCGCGAGATCCACGCAGCCCTGACCTCCGGCTGACCGGTTCGGCCCGGCACGCTCCCGCCGCAGCGGGCGGTTTGGGTGCTCACCGGAATGTCGGCCGCAGCGCCTAGACTTAAAGCCATCATGGACTATCTCTTTGATCCACTCTTTCCCGCACCCCGCAAAGCTGAACCGGCGCCTGCCACAAAGGCGCCGCATTCCGGCACCGAGCGAAGGGGCTCCTCCTACGCGGATGAAAGCCGGGCCGCGGACCTGCTGCAGGGGTTGAATCCGCAGCAGGAGGAAGCGGTGAAGCATGCCGGCTCCCCGCTGCTGATCGTGGCCGGCGCCGGCTCGGGCAAGACCCG
This genomic stretch from Arthrobacter sp. zg-Y1110 harbors:
- a CDS encoding ROK family protein, with translation MVGAGSPTVDGDSVLAFDVGGTDIKAALSGPDGALHSLQRVPTPRARAGTGEAIVKRVAELTHGLVRDYPAASVKAMGFVVPGLVDERGGVGILAANLGWSNYPFGRRLREETGLPVAFGHDVGAAGEAEMRLGAGQGLRNAVVLVIGTGIAGAIFCDGARVAGDGFAGEIGHTPVPGGFACACGAHGCLETISSAGAIVRRYNERTGRKAVGADEVVRAARSGDVRAGEVWDAAVDGLAAGICQLAALLGTEAVILGGGLSQAGEFLTAPLTRAVDARLSFHRRPGIRISMLGQDAGLIGAALHARGLTAVPL
- a CDS encoding SIS domain-containing protein codes for the protein MPESFTAPQAPAAGSMMRKELHSQPDVWERAIAQAHAEDLLPAPGKRVAVIGCGTSWFMAQSYAAVREASGGGETDAFAASEAAAVSARGYDAVVAISRSGTTTEVLELLDLVGEAMPSTAVLADAGSPAAGLARGVVALPYADESSVVQTRFATSALAYLLTATGMDLGSAVEDARNVLAEPIPAELLGAEQFSFLGRGWTVGLAHEAALKMREAVQDWTESYPAMEYRHGPIAIAGPRRVTWMVGKEPRGLRADVVAAGAHYEHSLRHPLAELVRVHRTTLDRALARGLDPDHPRHLTRSVVLEG
- a CDS encoding extracellular solute-binding protein, which gives rise to MKSKLRTGMMALAAAGALTVSSCGFGGSGDSGEEGGASTLDLLVPSYSDGTKALWEGVIEDFEAANEDISVNLQVESWENLESVLQTKIQAGEAPDIYNGGAFSAFADEGLLYPANEVASEETIADFQESFAENEMLDGTQYGLPLIASVRALFYNQDLFDAAGIQAPPTTWDELHAAAQEISATGVPGYGMPLGSEEAQGESLIWFAGNGGGFGDESEITVNTPENLEAAEFMKKMISDGVTQPDPGATQRTPMINVFAQGQIGMVYALPQTVGQIEEENPDLNYGIASVPTNSGEPSTLGVADRLMAFKNDEDKQEAIKAFMDFFYAEDNYVDWVETEGFLPTTKSGSEAMGSDESLKPFLDMLPTAEFYPTTNPAWNAADGAFKSLMGQLEDQDAQTVLEQIQSKADAA
- a CDS encoding carbohydrate ABC transporter permease, giving the protein MSTVRHPGVRVRRQKLRNSESGWAALPWIAPVLALVFGVVIFPAGYMIYSSTRRISQAGTNVEGVGLANYRTVFEDPNLPRVLLNTVVWVTVVVALTVVISLALANFLNKPFPGRTLVRMAVVVPWAASVVMTTTVFYYGLDRDYGIMNKFMVDVGLLDASYGFTKNVATALGAAIVVGVFVSLPFTTYTLLAGMQAIPGDALEAAKMDGAGPVRTYFSVVLPQLRGALAVAVLINIINVFNNLPILRIMTGSIPGYSADTLMTYIFKVLQFDRRLDVASALSVVNFAVVLVIVAAYVKIVKPMKEA
- a CDS encoding carbohydrate ABC transporter permease; translated protein: MAITAPAPIRTAAPAPARPRRYADNVSARRMWGRTAAGAVIALLFLTPYLVMFVGSLKTRPEILSVPPEYLPQEGLQFGNYQSMWDTPETPLTYNLVSTVIIAVFATVLVLLVATPAAYYTARFRFPGRLAFLFLVIVTQMLQPAVLTAGLFRQMLWLDLNDTWLAMILINAAFNLSFALWIMHSFFAAVPREIDEAAQIDGAGRLKVLFRINLPLVWPGIVTAVIFTFVSSWNEFAASLVIMSTAENQPLSVALTKFIGQYATSWQYVFGVSIVAIVPVIILFAVIEKRLIGGLTAGAVK
- a CDS encoding MarR family winged helix-turn-helix transcriptional regulator is translated as MEDKELRREIVDALRGMSLDGQRVADAFAHSNGLNATDMRALVLIMEAEMRHEALTAGQLSARLGTSSGATTAVIDRLERIGHIHRNRSHADRRKVTLHFEPLAMQLAGAYFGPLGALTDEVMSRYTETELRTILGFMQAIRETYDRHIKDRQSDGAGAAPVSGGAPDGLQTRSGRNG
- a CDS encoding inositol monophosphatase family protein, coding for MSAVASPEDFDLAAELVQEAGQLALRMRSEGLTASEKTSVSDVVTAADREAEALVVNRLRQLRPDDGIVGEEGASHQGTSGRSWVIDPVDGTYNFFAGSTYWCSAIALRSEPGPHESPGDPDVLLGAIYQPQEDRLWIGGKGVPATLNGAVIAPPDDEPLDRLSAGTYIHPTWLLRPEVTGPWTAAASRAATIRMMGSGSCDLARVATGQSGAWFQHSCPEWDWLPGKAIVRAAGGSTAVVEVHGFRWHIAGTATAVREIHAALTSG